ACGGCATTGGCGCCGATATAGATAGCCTCGGCATCGAGCACCTCGGCCCACGCCAACGCCAACGACAGAAAAATAGTATTGCGCGCCGGCACGTAGGTGACCGGAATACCGACACTCGGCGCATCGGGGACCGATATCGTCGGGTCGGTCAACGCCGAACCGCCGATCCACGACAAATCGAACCGCGCGACGCGATGCTCGACAGCACCGAGCGATTGCGCGGCGCGGCGCGCGGCGTCGAGCTCGAGGCGATGGCGTTGACCGTAATCGATTGTAAGCGCGAAACAGGCACCGACTTCCGCGCGGGCAATGGCCAAGGTCGTGGCGGAGTCGAGACCGCCGGACAACAGCACGACAGCACGACGATTGTCAGCGGCCACGTGCGTCACCCCAGAGTATCTTGTGCAACTGCAACTGCATCCGTACCGACAATCGATCGGCCAATATCCAATCGGCGAGGTCGCCTGGTTTGATTTGCCCGTACGATGGCGAGAACAATACTTCGCTGCGTTCGCTCAGATGATGCTGCTGTACCTGCGCGCGACTCCATTCGTAGTCGGCACGATCGCAAATGACGAACTTAACTTGGTCTTTGCGCTGCAACAGCGCGATATTGACGTAGCGATTGCGATCCTCTTCTTTCGAGCCCGGCGTTTTTAAATCCATGACGATGCTGACACGCGCATCGATGTCGGCGATGTCGAGCGCGCCGCTCGTTTCCAACGACACTTCGTAGCCCTGCGCCGCCAATTGCGCCAACAGCGGACGGCACGCGGGTTGCGCAAGCGGCTCGCCGCCGGTAACGGTCACGTATCGCGGTCCGTAGCTCGCGATTTGCGCCAGGATTTGGTCCAACGTCATCCACTCGCCGCCGTGAAAGGCGTACGCGGTATCGCAATATTGGCAACGCAACGGACACCCGGTGAGACGCACAAACACCGTCGGCAAGCCGACCGTACGCGCCTCGCCTTGTAGCGAGTAAAAAATTTCCGTGATACGCAACCGCGTATCGGCGGACGGCGCCGGTGAGTGGGTGGAATCAGCAGCGATCGTTGTCGTCATGGGTGTGCGCCGGGAGGTCGAAAACGGCGATTGATTATACCGGACTAGTGCGAGTTGCCGCTGCCATCGGCGAAGAAGTTAACGGCGGGAGCGCATTACCTACTAATTACCGACCCTCTTGGGTCAGCTTAGTGAGCCGAAGCTCGGCCGCTTTCGACGCGGTCGTATTGGGGTAGCGTTTGACCACGTCCTTCAGCGCCTCACGTGCCTTGCCATAAGCACCGAGCTCGTAATGCGTATACCCGATCTTGAGCAACGCATCGGCCGCCTTTGGGCTTTGCGGAAAATCGCTGACGACCTTACCGAAGCCATCGAGCGCGCCACGGAAGTCGCGCATGACGTAGGCGGTCTCGCCGACCCAGTACTGAGCGTTGGCGGTCAAGGGGCCTTGCGGGAAACGGCTGACATATTCGCGAAAGCTCTTACCGGCCTGCTCGTACATGCCTTGCTTCATCTGCGCAAATGCGGCGTCGTACTGCTGCTGCTCGGCAGCGCTTGGTGGGCTAGCCGGCGCCCGTGTCGCCGGCGGCGGTGTGCCGGCCACGGGTGCTGTCGGTTCCGATGTGTTTGCTGGATCGCTGCCGCGGCGTTCGAGCTCGCGCAAGCGCTTATCGAAATCGGTTAGCGAATCGCGATAACGAATCTTCAACCGATCGAGCTCATGCTCGGTCGTCTCCTGCTGATCGCGCATTTCACGCAGCTGCGTCTGCAACGCCTCGACCTCGGTATAGAGCTCGACCAGCTCTTGCCGTTGGGTGCGAGGCGGTGCCGCAGCCGGCGCCGGCACGTTATCGGCCGGCGCTGTCGGTGCTGGCGCCGGACGCCGATCCGGAAGATCGGCGGCGACAGCGGCACCAGCAACGACAATTGCGAACGTTAGGACAGCAACGCGTTGGCAGCGAAGCAAAAACATTTACTGATATATGAATTCCACGCGACGGTTGAACGCCCACGCTTGTTCGTCATGATCGGCGTTGAGCGGCTTTTCTTCGCCGAACGACACGACGTTAACGCGATTGCCGGTAACACCGAGCACACGCAGCAACTTCTCGACCGACTGCGCACGACGCTCGCCGAGCGCTAAGTTGTACTCGCGCGTTCCACGCTCGTCGCAATGGCCTTCGAGCTGAACCTTGACATTCGGGTTGGCAACGAGATAACGGCCATGGGCCTCGATGATCTTGCGCGCTTCTTCATCGAGCGTGCTGGAATCGAACGGGAAATGTACGCGCCACTCGGCCGGGCGCTCACTGCCGCCGGCCTGCGGAATCGATTCACCGACCGCTTCGTTCTGCGCTGGTGCAGAACCGGTATCGGCGCCGGAACCGGTGCTCCCGTCGGTGCCGTCCTGGCCCGGGGTGTCCGTCTTGGTACTGCTAGCGCAACCGCCGAGCCCGATCGCGGCCACCAATAAAACTACTAGTTCGAACTGTCGTTTCATGCTTCCTCCTAAAAATTGAAATTAACGGTTGTACGGTGACCATGCCGGCTCGCGGACGTCGGCCGTTTCGAGCCGAAAAGTTTGACGCACTCGACCGTCGATCGATACCGACGCGAGCGCCCCCTGCCCCCGGACTTCGGTAGCATACAGTATCATCCGGCCATTAGGCGCAAACGTTGGGGATTCGTCGAGCGGTGTGTCGGTCAAGACCTGCAGCGTCCGGTCGTCCAGGTTTAGGGTAGCAATATGAAACTTCCCTTGCACCCGGCTAACCAACGTCAGGCTGCGGCCGTCGACGGCATACGAGGGCCGCGCATTGTAATCGCCATCGAACGTCAGCCGCTGGACTTGACGACCGTCGGCGTTCATTCGGTAGATCTGCGGCCGGCCCGAGCGATCCGAGGTGAAAACGAGTTGGCGCCCGTCCGGCGACCACGACGGCTCGGTATCGATAGCCGGGTCGTTGGTCAGACGCGTCAGCTGTCGGGTGGCAAGGTCGAGCACGAAAATATCGGGATTGCCTTCCTTCGACAACTGCAGCGCCAACCGCCGACCATCCGGCGACCAGGCCGGCGCGCTGTTGATGCCTTTGAATTCGGCCAGCAACTCGCGCCGCTGATTGGCGACATTCTGCACGTAAACCTTCGAACGCTTATCCTCGAACGAGACATAAGCGATACGCTCGCCATCCGGCGCCCACGCCGGCGACATCAACGGCTCGGCCGAGCGAACGATGGAGATGGGATTGTAACCGTCGGAATCCGCCACCTGCAGCCGGTAGATCGACTTCTTCGGCCCGGCGTTCTCGCGCGTGATGTAGGCGATGCGCGTATTGAACGCGCCGGGTTCGCCGGTCAACTTTTCGTAGATGACGTCGGATATTTGATGACCGACGGTGCGCAGCATCGAGGCGTTGACGGTGTACTGCAAACCGGCAAGCTCTTTCTGCTTGAACACGTCGAACAACTGGAACCGCACTAGATAACGCCCGGGCCCAGCGGGCGCGACGCTACCAATGACTAACGCCTCAGCTTTGACAAAGCGCCAATCTTTATAGACAACTTCACGCTCTTCGATCGGACGCGAGGCGAACTCCTTGCGATCCAAGGTGGCGAACCGACCACTGCGTCCAAGATCGGCCTCGACCACATCCGACACGACCTGCGGCGGCGCGGTTAGACCGGCCCAACCGAATGGGACAATGGCGATCGGGATGCCGCTCTCTTCGCTCTTGGTGAGCTCAAGGGTAAGAATTGCATGCGCCGGCATCGAGCAAGCCAGCAGCAGCGCCATCGAAATTAAGACTCTAAATTTTTTCATCATAGTGGCGTTCTACCGGTTTTTTGGTTTAACCATTTTCAATTTAAACTCGCGAAATTCGTTAAAAACTTTCACGTCCGAAGACACGGGCAGCGGTGAGGACTTTTTGATCGCCGATTCGGCCGAACGATCAAACACGGGATTGCCACTGGATTCAACCACAGTGGCGTCGACGACTTCGCCGTCCGGCAACAATTGGATTCTCACCACACAACTTGTGCCTTCTGGCGTACCAAACGGAACGTTCCAGCTCGTATGAATTCGCTTCTTCATTAGTGCCTGATAGCGATCGACCTCGGTTCCTACGCGAGCGGCATCTTCCTCCTCGGCGCGCTCCTTCTCTTCCGCTTCAAGTTGCTGTTTGAGCGAATCTTCCGCCACCTTCTGCCGCGCCGTATCATCCTTCTTCTTCGCCTCGTCCTTGCGCCGCTTCTCGTCCTTTTCCTGCTTCGCTTTGAGGTCGGCCTGGCGTTTTCGTTCCGCTTCGGCCTTCTTGCTTTCCTCTTCCTTGCGTTTCTGCGCCTCGACGAGTTTCTTCTCGTCGAGCTTCTTTTGCTCCTCGAGTTTCTGCTGTTCGAGCTTCTGCTGCTCCTCTTTCTTGTGCTTCTCTTCCAGTTGATGGCGCTCTTCTTCTTGCTTGCGTTCTTGCTCGAGGCGTTCGCGTTCGACTTGTTGCTTGCGCTTCGTGTCCTCTTCAACCTTCTTTTGTTGGTCTTCGTGCGCCTGTTGGTGGATCTTCGGATCTTCGACCACGACTGCCTTGATCATCGCCGGCGGCGGCGTCGGTGCTTTGCTGAAGCGCACGCCGATTACGAGCACTGCGACCACCGCCGCGTGCACAAAGATGGCATAGACGACCGCGCTAAAACGGCCAGGAGTTCGATGAGACTGCTTGTCCACTGCGGCTTAGCGTTTCGTCGGTGGTTCGGTGATCAGGCCTACGCTCGGGGCACCGGCCGACTGTAGCAACGTCATCGCCTTTACCACTTCGCCGTAGTCGACACTGCGATCGCCGCGGATCAACACCGGCGTCTGCGGACGCGCATGCAACAGCGACGACACTTTGTGCCGAAGCTCATCCGCCGAGATCTGACGATCGTCTAAAAAGTAGTGGCCGTTGCGATCGACGGTGACGATCAAGCTTTCGTTGTCGGTCGAGTCGATCGGTTTCGATGACGCTTGCGGCAAATCGACTTTTACCCCCTGCTGCAATAACGGCGCGGTAATCATAAAGATGACAAGCAATACCAACATCACGTCGATGTACGGCACGACGTTGATCTCGCTCATTAAGGGTTTGCGCCGGCGGCGATACGACTCCATCGTCAACTCCGAGCAGCGAATGCCTGCCGATGCAGGATACTAGAGAATTCGTCCATGAAAATTTCGTAACGCGTCACCATCCGCTCGACATCGTGCGAAAAACGGTTGTAGGCGATCACCGCCGGAATCGCCGCGAATAAGCCGATGGCGGTTGCGATCAGCGCCTCGGCGATGCCGGGGGCGACGTGCCCGATCGTCGCTTGCTGAACCGTGCCGAGAGCGCGGAACGAATTCATGATGCCCCAGACCGTGCCGAACAGACCCACGTAAGGACTGGTCGAGCCGACGGTGGCGAGAAACGGCAAATGCATTTCCAAAAAATCGGTCTCGCGCGACAGCGCCACTCGCATCGCCCGCTGCACGCCTTCGAGGACTTCCGCCGGCTGAATATTGCCTTGCCCGTGCAACCGTTTGTATTCACGAAAGCCGACGACAAACAAGCTCTCCATCCCGGTCGGCGTCGTGTTCTTGGCGGCGAACTCGGCATGCATCTGCATCAGGCTGCCGCCGGACCAGAAGCGCTGTTCGAAGCGATCGGCCGTGCGCCGCGCCGCTTTCAGCGTCGCCCATTTACGGAAGATCATGACCCAAGAAATAAACGAGGCCAGCAACAGCATTCCCATAACCAACTGCACCGGCAAGCTGGCGTTGGCGATGAGCGACAACATGGCCAAGCCATCGTCAGAGGCAACAACATTCATTTAGTTCGCTCCATCAAGGCGCGCCGCCACAGCATCGGGCAGCGGACGCGGGGTAAAACTAGAAACGTCGAGACAGACGATGCGGATCTCGCCTTCGCATAACGGCTCATCGGCACGCCGAATTTGTTGCATGAGAGTAAAGCTAGCGCTACGACGCTTACTGAGCGTGACCGTTACGTTGACCAACTCGTTAAAGCGCGCCGGCCGCAGAAATTCGACATTGGCCGAACGCACGACGAAGAGCGCACCTTCACGCTGCGCTAATTCATCCAACTCGAAGCCGAGCGAACGCAGCCACTCCGTTCGTGCACGCTCCATAAATTTGAGATAGTTCGAATGATAAACTACGCCGCCGGCATCGGTGTCTTCGTAATAGACTCGGACCGGCAGTATAAACGCCGGCAATGTTATCGTTTTTAGGTCGAGCATCCTGTGCCGCTCACTAACCTTCGAATATGCCGCGCTGCAGCGGCTCGCTACCCGGCGGCGGCGTTAAACCAAAATGGCGCCATGCCGTCGCCGTTGCCAAGCGACCGCGCGGCGTGCGCATCAGGAAGCCCTGCTGAATCAAGAACGGCTCGATCACATCTTCCAACGTGCCGCGCTCTTCGCCGATAGCGGCGGCAAGGCTGTCGATACCGACCGGTCCGCCGCCAAATCTATCGAGCATCGCGCGCAATAATTTTCGGTCCATCACATCGAGACCGAGCGGATCTACCTCTAACATGCGCAACGCCCCTTCGACAACGTCAGCGGTCAGAATACCGTTGCCTTTGATCTCGGCGAAATCGCGCGCACGCCGCAATAATCGATTAGCAATGCGTGGCGTACCGCGCGAACGGCGAGCGATGGCGGCGATCGCTGCCGGCTCGCTCGGTACGCCGAGAATACCGGCGGAGCGAGTGACGATGCGCTCGAGCTCGGCGGCGGTATAGAACTCGAGCCGTAAAACGATGCCGAAACGATCGCGCAGCGGCGAGGTCAACAAACCGGCGCGCGTGGTCGCACCGACCAATGTGAACGGCGGCAAATCGAGCTTGATAGAGCGCGCCGCTGGCCCTTCGCCGATAACGATATCGAGCTGATAATCCTCCAACGCCGGATACAACACTTCTTCCACCACCGGGCTTAAGCGATGGATCTCGTCGATGAACAGCACGTCGTTGGCCTGCAAATTCGTCAACAGTGCCGCCAAATCGCCGGCGCGTTCCAGCACGGGACCCGAGGTTTGCCGCAGGCCGACGCCCATTTCGTGGGCGACGATGTGTGCCAGTGTGGTTTTGCCGAGGCCGGGCGGGCCGAACAGCAGCACATGATCCAACGCCTCGGCACGACCGCGGGCGGCCGCAATGAAGATATCGAGCTGACCGCGGATCGGCTCTTGGCCGACGTATTCCGCCAGCCGCGTCGGCCGCAGCCGATTCGCCTCGACAACTTCTTCGGGCACATCGACAGCGGTAGCGGATACTAGTCGGTCGGTCTCGATCATATATATAGATGTTGCCCTACTCTCCCTCTCCCTTCGGGAGAGAGATGGGGTGAGGGATGTTTAGTTCGCCTGTTGTAATAACAAAGCCAAGACAAGAGATAGCCCTTTTTGCAACGTGCTGCACCTGTTGCATCCCTCACCCTCATTCCCTCTCCCGGAGGGAGAGGGAGGCGAGTCGTTGCGCGCCCCGAAGCGCGCATTTTGTTCTATCGTGCCATGGCCCGGAGCGCCTGGCGAATAATTTCCTCAGTACTAAGCCCCTGATTAGCGAGACCGCGAACCGCGCGGGACGCCTCCGGTGCTTTGTATCCCAGCGCAATCAAGGCGCTAACCGCCTCGCCGACCGGATCGCGCGGCGCACCGGCGGCCGCATTAAAAGCCGCGTTTCCCGTAGGCTCACTGGGCAATTTATCGCGCAATTCGACGATCAACCGCTCGGCGGTCTTGCGGCCGATACCGGGGACCTGCGTTAAACGGGCAATATCGTTATCGGCGATGCAACGGGCCAACTCGTCTTCCGTCAAGCCGGACAGAATGGCCAGCGCTACCCGCGGGCCGACGCCGTTGATTTTGAGCAAGGCGCGAAATTGTCGCCGCTGCGATTCGCGCACGAAGCCGAACAACAGATGCGCATCCTCGCGCACTACCAAATGCGTATGCAGGGTCACCGGCTCGCCGATCGCCGGCAGATCGTAGAACGTGGTCATCGGCGCTTCGAGCTCGTAACCGACGCCGCCGACCTCGACCAATAGCGCCGGCGGTTCTTTACGAATGAGTGTACCGCGCAGACGGCCGATCATGCGGCACCGCCGACAACGCGACCGCGACGCAAGGCGAGCAAACCGGCAGCATGATGCGCATGGCAAATCGCGCAGGCCAATGCATCGGCCGCGTCTGCCGGCGGCGCGCGATTGAGATCGAGCAAGGTTTTCACCATATGTTGGACTTGTTCTTTAGCGGCGCCGCCACGACCGACAACGGCGCTCTTGATTTGCCGCGCCGAATATTCGCTGACATCGAGCCCGCCGTTAACGCCGGCGCAGATCGCAACGCCGCGCGCTTGCCCGAGCTTCAACGCCGAGTCGGCGTTGCGGGCGAGGAATACCTTTTCGGCGGCGAGCACGGTTGGCTGATAGGTCTCGATGATTTCGATCACGCCGTCGTAAATCGATTTCAAGCGGCCGGCCAGTTCGCCCGCCGGCGTGCGCACGCAGCCGCTGGCAATGTATTGCAGCTTGCCGTTGCGCAACACCTGCACCACGCCGAAGCCGGTAATGCGCGAACCGGGGTCGATACCTAATACTCGCATCAGCGCACCGACTCCCGCATCCCTTCAAACAAAAATGCCGACACTCCCCTCTCCCTCCGGGAGAGGGGTCGGGAGTGAGGGGAATTGACGCGGGGTGAACCTTCGCCTCCCTCACCCCATCCCTCTCCCGGGAGGAGAGGGGGAGTTGGTGCGCTGATGCGACTTATAAGAGCGCGCATCAACTGGCGTGCTGCGCCAACACGGTTTCTGGAAAATCGGCGTTGGTGTAGACGTTCTGCACATCGTCGAGATCCTCCAACACCTCAAGCAGCTTGAGCACGTGCTCGGCGTCATCGCCGTCGAGCGACACCGCCGTCGCCGGCCGCTCGATTATTTCGGCACCTTCCGGTTTTAAACCGACCTTGGCCAACGCGTCGCGTACGCCGTGCAGCGCCTCGAAGCCGGTCAGCACGGTGAGTGAGCCGTCGGCTTCGGTAACGACATCGTCGGCACCGGCATCGAGCGCGGCTTCCACGACCGCGTCTTCGTTGGTGCCGGGAGCATAACTGATGATGCCGACTTTCTTGAACAAGTAGGCGACCGAACCGTCCGTGCCGAGATTACCGCCGTATTTGGCGAAGGCATGGCGCACTTCACCGGCGGTGCGGTTGCGATTGTCGGTTTGGCAATCGACGATGACAGCGACACCGCTCGGCCCATAACCTTCATAGCGAACTTCTTCGTAGTGTGCGCCTTCGAGCTCACCGGTGCCGCGTTGGATGGCGCGCTCGATGTTGTCCTTCGGCATGTTTTGCCCAAGCGCCTTATCGATGGCATGGCGCAAACGCGCATTCATCGCCGGATCGCCGCCGCCCATGCGGGCGGCAACCATGATTTCACGAATAAATTTGGTAAAGGTTTTGCCGCGCTTGGCGTCCTGAGCGCCTTTGCGGATGCGAATGTTGGCCCATTTACTGTGTCCGGCCATGGGGACCTCGGTGTTAACAGGAACTCGATAACGGGGCAGTACCCGCGTTGGCAACCGAGTTTAGCATCCACCACTAGGCTTCCCCAACCGCTAAAAAGCCTTCTTCCAGCAACTCGTTTACCGCCTCACTGGCGTTCTCGGTCGTATCAAACAAGCCTACTACCATCTTGTTGCTCATGTTGATGCACAACTTTATTGACGTGCACGACGGTCTCGAGCGCGCTTGCGCACTTCCAACGTTTCTTCAATAGCGGGGACTGTGAGGGTTTGAACCGGGCGCACAGAAAAATCGCGAAAGCGGGCGCCCAGCAAATAAGAGACGTCGCCTTGTGGATGCAACGCGGCGCTCGGAATCAGTATGCGCCGCCCTTCGGGTAATAACACCGATGCCTGTGTTGATGATCGTGGATCGGATTCCAACGTAGCGCGCACGCCGTCGCTGTCGATCACAATAAGTTTCGCTGTCTTCATTAATGATGCCCTCGCTCACGGTTCGACGAAAGCGCTTCCGTTAGGTTCAGAGACGTAGAGGGATTCCCCATTACGTTGAGCATGCCGATGGGCGGCTGTTATGCTTCGGCTCGACCCTAAAAATTATGGAGCTATCTACATTATGAAGCGCTCGACACTGGCGTTTTGTCTCACCACTCTTCCGCTGGTAGCAACGGCGGCCGATGACATCGAGCACATCGATAACCTCAATCAAACACAATTTCGGCAAATCACCGAAGACCTCGGCGCGGCCTTGAGCTACAAGGCGATCGCACCGGCAGAAGCGCTCGGCGTCACCGGATTCGATCTTGGCTTCGAAACGAGCGCCACTCGGGTAGAAAACTCAGCGGCGTGGGAAGTCGCGACGGGCGACTCCGTCAGCACACTTTATGTGTCGCGATTACATTTGCACAAAGGATTGCCTCTGGGGATCGACGTGGGCGCCTTCATCGGTCAAGTCCCAGGTAGCAACGTAAGCTTCGCCGGCGCGGAGCTGCGCTACGCCATCATTAAGGGCGGCATCGCCACACCGGCAGTTGGCGCACGCGCGACGTATACGAAATTATCGGGGGTTAACCAACTCGATTTTTCGACGACCGGCGTTGAGCTCACGGTGTCGAAGGGCTTCGCCGTGTTTACGCCGTATGCAGGTATTGGCGAAGTCTGGGCCAGCGCCGATCCGCAGAACGTGGCAAACGTCACGTCAGAAGATGTCAGCCTGACGAAGTACTACGTCGGTACGAATATCAACGTCGCCGTCATCAACGTCGCCATCGAAGCCGATCGCACCGGCGATGCCACGAGTTACAGCGCAAAATTTGGCTGGCGGTTTTAATTAAACGCAGGGCGGGCAACTTATGGCCCGCCCTGCAGGTTTATTGCCACTGCACCAAATCCCTAACGTCGCTCCACAACAGTAGCAGCCGCTACAAAGCCACCGTGTCTCAAAAAATCGCCCACGCACTCCGCCGCCCGTGCCGATAGCAACATGCCGCTGTGCGCGACGTGCAGCGTAATTTCATCGGCGGCGCCGGGAAGATGCATTTCGTCGAACGTCAGCACGCCATCGTTCGGCCGGCGCAAATCGGGAAATAACACGCGTCCGAATCCCGCCGACATATCGCCCTTAATCACACCGACGCTCCGATCGCCGAGCTCGCCAATCGGCGGCTCGCCGTCGAGCAGACTGGCGATGCTGTGGCCGAGAATGCGCTTACCCCAACGCCGGCGCCACAATCGGCGAGCAATGCCACTACCGCTATGCGGCGCTGCCAACGTTACGATACGGCCGGGACGCGGCGGCGGACAATAACTGAGCATCGCACAGATGAGCACACCGCCGAGGCTGTGACCGACGTAATGCACGACATCGGCGTCAATCGCATCGCTGAATACGCGCAGTGCTGCGGCATTGTCGCGCAACGATTTACGTACCGTCGGATAAGAAAACAGATAGGTGCGAAAGCCGCGACGACGCAGTCGCCAAGCGATCAGCGCCATGCTCCAGCCACCGAGCCAAAGGCCGTTGACCAACACAACCGCCTCGGCGCGCGCCGCCGCGCTCATGCGGCCGGCCATTCTTTATATATGCGCTCGATCGCTACTCGATTGGTCCAGGAGGTGACCCTGGCTATGCCTTCGGCAAAATCGACCCAGACGTATTCGGTATGCTCTTTCGGCGCCAACATCGGCGGCACTTCGGCAGCAAGCTCAAAGGCAAACGCGCGCTCGACGTTTTCCGCAACACCGGGCGCGTAACGATGACGCCAGTGCGGCAGGATCGTGTAAGTCTGGGTCAGCTCGAGATCGCGCAACGTCGGCAGCATGGCCACAAAGCCGGTCTCTTCGCCGAGCTCGCGCGCCGCTGTCACCCGTGGATCGGTCTCGTGCCAATCCATCGCGCCGGTCACGGATTGCCAGAAATCCGGGTGATCGGCGCGCTTCATGAGCAACACTTTGCCGGTGCGCGCATAGATCACGATCAACACCGATTCCGGACGCTTATATGGCTTCACGCCATCTCCTTTGCTAAATGACCGAGTGCGAACAAACCTTGCTCGACACGATCGTTCCAACTCAGAGCGAATGTTAATCGGATAAAATTTTTGTATTTTTGCTTGGCTGAAAACAGCGCGCCCGGCGCGACACTGATACCACGATCCAGCGCGCGTTTATAGAGCTCGAGGCCGTTAACCTTCGCCGGCAACTCGAGCCACAAGACGATGCCGCCGGACGGTTGAGCGACGCGCGTACCTTCGGGAAAATAGCGCGCGATCGCCTGCACCATACGCTCGGCGTTTTGCGCATAAATCGGCCGGACGTTGCGCAGATGGCGCTCGTAACCGCCGTGCTCGAGAAATTCGGCAATCGCCATTTCCGACAGCGTCGCCGTCGCCTGT
The window above is part of the Gammaproteobacteria bacterium genome. Proteins encoded here:
- the ruvC gene encoding crossover junction endodeoxyribonuclease RuvC; translated protein: MMRVLGIDPGSRITGFGVVQVLRNGKLQYIASGCVRTPAGELAGRLKSIYDGVIEIIETYQPTVLAAEKVFLARNADSALKLGQARGVAICAGVNGGLDVSEYSARQIKSAVVGRGGAAKEQVQHMVKTLLDLNRAPPADAADALACAICHAHHAAGLLALRRGRVVGGAA
- a CDS encoding YebC/PmpR family DNA-binding transcriptional regulator, giving the protein MAGHSKWANIRIRKGAQDAKRGKTFTKFIREIMVAARMGGGDPAMNARLRHAIDKALGQNMPKDNIERAIQRGTGELEGAHYEEVRYEGYGPSGVAVIVDCQTDNRNRTAGEVRHAFAKYGGNLGTDGSVAYLFKKVGIISYAPGTNEDAVVEAALDAGADDVVTEADGSLTVLTGFEALHGVRDALAKVGLKPEGAEIIERPATAVSLDGDDAEHVLKLLEVLEDLDDVQNVYTNADFPETVLAQHAS
- a CDS encoding alpha/beta hydrolase, which gives rise to MAGRMSAAARAEAVVLVNGLWLGGWSMALIAWRLRRRGFRTYLFSYPTVRKSLRDNAAALRVFSDAIDADVVHYVGHSLGGVLICAMLSYCPPPRPGRIVTLAAPHSGSGIARRLWRRRWGKRILGHSIASLLDGEPPIGELGDRSVGVIKGDMSAGFGRVLFPDLRRPNDGVLTFDEMHLPGAADEITLHVAHSGMLLSARAAECVGDFLRHGGFVAAATVVERR
- the nudB gene encoding dihydroneopterin triphosphate diphosphatase — translated: MKPYKRPESVLIVIYARTGKVLLMKRADHPDFWQSVTGAMDWHETDPRVTAARELGEETGFVAMLPTLRDLELTQTYTILPHWRHRYAPGVAENVERAFAFELAAEVPPMLAPKEHTEYVWVDFAEGIARVTSWTNRVAIERIYKEWPAA